A window from Limanda limanda chromosome 14, fLimLim1.1, whole genome shotgun sequence encodes these proteins:
- the radx gene encoding RPA-related protein RADX, producing the protein MEDESSSCSSALPGAGAVSFLQRTLQRLSSTQCLKLGAGEEAPVAVVALQRYLSDQSEGQQGENYTYDVTVTDGAWRAKCFLHPGLHHLVHSNTLRTGADISITQCTFVYNERRLGHGFMSIEGLRCVAGRSVVLPRVRDVSSLPMLIRPGMEESVVLRSDMPLQVSRKHYLSLWNNDDPEGDMWSSGAPSSDLVLDVSKITLLSSLESGFRSSWNILPLLVKVIHKSRLRFYGKFGLKIDYPYQAYFEVADQSGTMSLVLWNELCPEFYQRLNVGAVLYLQNYTLKPSYPNRSRPQMDHHRMKSFNSLEICLNARNPVSIINVVSPKSVLPQWGLPEVSYQFTTRSELEQLANNSACDVIGLVTFVGRVERVKSKGNKGPEKYWTYRWVHAVDGTSGHPFILEIFSSSQPEIFNCICPMTYLVCTQMRVCHVEGSLPYLTSSCETETFITGYHKGQPYVSHPQVKNFIQWTKTLKDNVVLQKTAVGGHYCYPCPPKVFTQSLADVSAQVPLVALADLKRELETLQYREHKQLAVQGQITSVRYRNAPKKPDSQGTHEKEVPDVPTDVCEPVTQHHPSAAEESLTDTSTSPSAEKISAIRGKRRIETRKAAGSSLDCGSTPSKRRTRPQSAEDGQEEVEDDSSVSESEEAQDAEHRPSSQNPNQDFDVLYWESSGWLSQREEMSEHLGRDGFYEDSVSQRFTSDAKNVLLQWSNLQPTHWTPEQSANTNPLVVCRGYYHVTILGINKQIAVDAAYFPVVSADEPRAVGLPQDPHGNTMLSCLSSGFLCPLSDAENQSDSALPQPEEILESAGEMEDKHVVCILDLCHLGGEAVEVVINKIYRVLEVSLN; encoded by the exons ATGGAGGACGAGTCTTCGTCTTGCTCCTCggcgctgcccggtgccggggCGGTGTCTTTCCTCCAGAGGACCCTGCAGCGGCTATCATCCACCCAGTGTCTGAAGCTCGGGGCCGGCGAGGAGGCTCCGGTTGCGGTCGTTGCCCTTCAGAGGTACTTATCCGATCAGAGTGAGGGGCAGCAGGGGGAAAACTACACCTACGATGTGACTGTCACTGACGGAGCCTGGAGAGCCAAGTGCTTCCTCCACCCGGGTCTACACCACCTGGTCCACAGCAACACCCTGAGGACCGGGGCGGACATCAGCATCACACAGTGCACCTTCGTGTACAACGAGAGGAGGCTGGGACACGGGTTCATGTCCATCGAGGGGCTCCGGTGTGTGGCGGGGAGATCCGTGGTCCTGCCCCGGGTGAGAGATGTCAGCTCGCTGCCCATGCTGATCAGACCCGGCATGGAGGAGAGCGTGGTGCTGCGGAGCGACATGCCCCTCCAGGTGAGCCGCAAGCACTACCTGAGTCTGTGGAACAACGACGACCCGGAGGGAGACATGTGGAGCTCGGGTGCCCCCTCGTCCGACCTGGTGCTGGACG TGTCCAAGATCACACTGCTTTCCAGTCTGGAGTCTGGCTTTAGAAGCTCATGGAATATTCTGCCTCTATTAGTGAAGGTTATACACAAATCCAGATTAAGATTTTACGGGAAGTTTGGTCTGAAGATTGATTACCCCTACCAG GCATACTTTGAAGTTGCTGACCAGAGTGGCACCATGTCCCTTGTGCTTTGGAATGAACTTTGCCCAGAGTTTTACCAGAGACTGAACGTGGGCGCTGTGTTGTACCTTCAGAATTACACCCTGAAGCCGAGTTATCCAAACCGGTCACGGCCGCAAATGGATCATCACAGAATGAAGAGCTTTAACTCTTTAG AAATCTGCCTCAACGCTCGCAACCCAGTGTCAATCATCAATGTGGTGTCACCAAAAAGTGTGCTGCCTCAGTGGGGACTGCCGGAGGTTTCCTACCAGTTCACCACCAG GTCAGAGTTGGAACAATTAGCCAACAATTCTGCATGTGATGTCATCGGTTTGGTGACGTTTGTTGGTCGCGTTGAAAGAGTGAAGAGCAAAGGGAACAAGG GTCCAGAAAAATACTGGACGTACCGCTGGGTCCACGCTGTGGACGGGACGTCTGGTCATCCTTTTATCCTGGAgattttttcctcttctcaacCAGAGATCTTCAACTGTATATGCCCAA TGACCTACCTGGTTTGCACTCAGATGAGGGTTTGTCACGTGGAAGGTTCATTGCCCTACCTCACAAGcagctgtgagacagagacattCATCACAG GCTACCACAAAGGTCAGCCATATGTGAGTCATCCCCAAGTGAAGAACTTCATCCAATGGACCAAAACTCTGAAGGACAACGTCGTCCTCCAGAAGACTGCTGTTGGCGGCCATTACTGTTATCCTTGTCCCCCAAAGGTTTTCACACAGTCTCTGGCAGACGTCTCAG CTCAAGTTCCTCTGGTTGCTCTGGCCGACCTGAAGAGGGAGTTAGAGACCCTGCAATACAGGGAGCATAAACAACTGGCCGTTCAAGGACAGATCACATCGGTGAGGTACAGGAACGCCCCAAAGAAACCAGACTCACAAGGCACACACGAGAAAGag GTGCCTGATGTTCCCACTGATGTGTGTGAACCAGTCACACAGCATCATCCCTCAGCAGCTGAGGAGAGTTTGACGGACACTTCGACATCTCCCTCTGCCGAGAAAATCTCAGCAatcagaggaaaaagaagaattgAGACGAG AAAAGCCGCGGGGTCGTCTTTAGATTGTGGTAGCACTCCATCAAAAAG AAGAACCAGACCTCAGAGTGCAGAGGACGGACAAGAGGAGGTAGAAGACGACAGCAGCGTTTCTGAATCCGAGGAGGCTCAGGATGCGGAACACAGACCGTCATCACAAAATCCAAATCAAG ACTTTGATGTTTTATACTGGGAAAGCAGCGGCTGGCTGAGTCAAAGAGAAGAAATGTCTGAGCATTTGGGTCGAGATGGTTTTTACGAGGACAGTGTCTCTCAGAGGTTCACGTCTGATGCAAAGAACGTCCTCCTGCAGTGGAGTAACCTTCAGCCAACACACTGGACACCAGAGCAAAGCGCTAACACCAACCCACTTGTGGTTTGTCGAGGATATTACCACGTGACGATATTGG GCATCAACAAACAGATAGCAGTCGATGCTGCATATTTTCCTGTTGTGAGTGCAGATGAGCCCAGGGCTGTGGGTCTTCCTCAGGATCCCCATGGCAACACAATGCTGTCCTGCCTTTCTTCAGGCTTCCTTTGTCCTCTCAGTGACGCAGAGAACCAAAGTGATTCAGCTCTTCCCCAGCCAG AGGAGATCTTAGAGAGTGCCGGTGAGATGGAGGATAAACATGTCGTGTGTATTCTGGACCTTTGTCATCTGGGTGGAGAAGCGGTGGAAGTCGTGATCAACAAGATCTACAGAGTTTTGGAGGTTTCTCTCAACTAA